Below is a genomic region from Ursus arctos isolate Adak ecotype North America unplaced genomic scaffold, UrsArc2.0 scaffold_32, whole genome shotgun sequence.
GCGCACAGCCTAGGTGCAAGGCTAAGGGAACCTTGTCACTGGTGACAGAATGAGTGAGTCAGGGGGCCCGTGTGGCTCAGCTGGGTGGGAGAAATCCCCAGGACCCGGAACGGATGTCTCATGGAGCACCAGCCCCTGCCTGTCCCTGGATTCcttagagggaaaaagaaagcacCCATTGTGTGGGGTGAATGCCCCTGTATCCTCTAAccaaatgggggtgggggcacctcCCCGGCAAAGAGTGGGCTCATCTGTCATCTAGgcggctccccccgcccccgcaccgGGGGAACAAAGAGACCACAAGCAGCTGCTTGTCCCCGCTCACACAACTGTCTTCTAGATCTAAAGTACCAGCTCTAGAAGTGTACCCACTAgccagctgggggcgggggggggttggTGGAGGGAAGGGGCCGCTCACACTGTGGGGCGGTCCCGGGATTCACAGGTTCCTCCAGCAGGAAAACGCGCTCTCCTGGGGGCGCAGGAGGCTAACCCAGGGTCCTCCCGGCTGGCCCCCAGTCCCCTCACCCGTCACGTAGATGTCATTGCCCAGCGCCACGATGCTGTAGCCGCCGCCCAGGTGGTCGGGGAACTCGGCCAGGTAACGCCACTGGCCCGTCTGCGGGTTGTAGCAGTCGACGGTGACCAACTCGTCGCAGTCCTGGTCGCAGCCACCCACGAGCACGAGGATCTCCGCGAGGCCGGTGGAGGGGCGCGGGCGCATGCGAGGGCAGGGCCCGCGATCGTGGCGGTCGTAGCGCGCCGCCTGAAAGTCGCGCGCCTCACGCAGCAGGCGCAGGCAGGGCGGGCAGCGCGCGACTAGCGGCTCGGCCTCGACGTGCGCCAGCAGGTAGAAGCGGCGCACGAAGGGCAGGCGCACGGCCTCCAGCAGCTGCGGCCAATGCGCGGCGCGGCGCGGCGGGTCCGCGCGCACCCAGCGCAGCGCCAGCTGGTAGGCGGCCTCCTCCTTAGGCACACACAGCCCGTCGTCGCGCAGGTAGCGCAGCAGGCGCGCCAGCGGCAGGCGCTCCAGTTGCTCCGGGCCCAGCTCGCCCACGTGGCGCAGGATGAAGCGCTGCGCCGCGCTCGCCAGGCCCGCGCAGCTGAAGGCCTCGGCGAAGTCCTGCATGTCCAGGCAGTTGGCCAGGTCGAGCTGCTGCTGCAGGAAGGCGCCGCACGCCTCCTTCACCGCCGGGAACTGCAGCAGGTCGGCGGCTCGCAGCAGCGGCTCGGCGTTGTCGCCGCTCACCGCCACGCGGCCCGTGTAGCTGAAGTCTAGCAGCAGCTGTAGCATGTCGGGCGGCACGCCGTGCAGGCGCACCCGCTCGGCGCGGCTCTCGCGCAGCTGCCCCGCGAACATGGCGCGGAAGTAGGGGCTGGCGGCCGCCAGCACAGCGCGGTGCGCGGGGAAGTCGCGCCCGCCCGCCGCCTCCAGCGTCACGTCCAGGAACTTGCGCTCGGCGCGAAGCTGGCTCAAGCCGCGCAGCAGGCTCAGCGCGTGCGCGGGGTCCGAAAAGGGGAGCACGGCCAGGGGCGCCGGCCGCTCCATGGTGCCGTCGCTTGGGGCACTGGGACACGCCGCGGCCCGGGCCAGCGGGAGGAACGCCGCGCGCCCCGCGCCGCCGCTATAAGTACTGCCGGGCGGTGCGGCctcggggcgggggcgggaggggcggggcgtcTCTGGCCCCGCCCACTTAACCCCTCCGGGTCCGGCGCCGCCGCCCGCCCTGCGCCCCAGGCTGAGTcacccgcccgcccgccccgcgtccGCGCCTTTCCGGGGCTGCCCGAGGCCCTCCGCCCGAGCCGGGCACGCCGGGCGACCAGTGTCCTCTTCGTCCCGGGTCGGGGCCTCCAGGACCCGCCCACGACCCACCGGGCCCTGATGTGGAGCGAAAGCCGGCGGGGGCGAGCTCGGCGCCCGGAACCCGAGCCACCCCTTTCGCGCCAGACTTGCCTACCGCGTCGGCCCCTGAGCCCCTGCGTGGCTCGCTACAAtgcctttttcttgttttgttttgaattccaCTGGTTCCAAGGGTTACTAGTTAGCCTTATCGCTGGGCAGATTGCAAAGGCAGGATTTTTACAATTCAGGACCAAAGCTTGAACAAGTATAAGCTTTTTAGATGACGTTTTTTCTTGGCGCATTTATAAGTGACACGGGGCCAGTTGCCAGGAATCCGCTCCACTGTGTTCCTGCAGGAGTTTCAAACTTGACTAACTCGGTCATTAACTTTCGTCAGGGCACAAGGGGCAGTTTTACTTGCCGATTCATAGAGACTCAGGCTCCAGAGCTGCCTTGAGAAGGGGTCAGGCCTGCTCGGGTTCGACCCCCAGGCCTCCTGGCCCACCTCTCCTGGAAATGGAAGACAGAGAGTAGGAGACAGTCGTTAAGAATTCAGAAGAACGCCttatgaagctgaacaaaaggcTCAAGGACCAGAAAATTACAATAATATAAGTAATGTAATAAATCTGGGGAAAATAGTTTTTCCTATTCCAGGAGAGGGGACACTAGGGGCCCGGGGGAAGGTGCCTTTAGTTCAAGGTCAGACAGGGGACTGCCTTAAAAACCAGGGGTGTGGGCGTTCAGGAACGTCACAGTCACTTGTGGGGTGACTGTGAAGAAAGGAATCTTCCTTATTTTGTTCCAGGAGATACAATGCCAGCACTTTCAACATAGCCATGGTTTTTCTTTAATGTACGCTTTGCCCACTTTTAGAAAAGACCCTTATTTTGACTACAgtccttttgtttctctgaagaaacctGGGTTTTGGTTATTTAATAGCCCCCACCCAGGCCCTGTGGGCCTTGCAGACATTCCTGGGGAACGCCTCACCCACTCGCCCACGTGTGTCCCAGGGCGGGCCAGgcacacgggggtgggggggtgcggtgggggggtTGCTGTCATTTCTTGGTTCCAGCTAAGTCGGTGCAACCTTTGGAGAAGACATCTTGTTTTTATTCCATCCCTGAAATGCGAACTGCAGGCTTTGCCTTGTCCTCGTGAATCTCATCATCTTGCCATGAGAATATATCTGGTCCGAATTTCAGCATGGGAAGCGCAGGCCTAAGTAAGAAAACATTCAGGTACCCAGGCAGCTGCCTGTTGCCCATAGATGGACTGTTCACACAGCTATTAACGGCAGCGGCAGCATTCCTGGGCCCAGGAGCCCGGCCAATAGCTTACTTGCACAGGCTTTGTGACAAGAAAGTCTGAGTAGCCAGGAAGTGGGATGTTTGCAGGGAAAAGTACTCCAGTCCCTCTGGGTCAGAACACGTCCACCTTGCCGAGAAGCAAAGTTTTAATAAATCAAAAATGTTTCAAGAGTGAAGAACGGAGTCTGGTTTtgtgtaattatttaaataaatcagcCTTACTGTGAAGCCTTGATGAATGATGATGCATATGTTTattgaaatggaaagatattcatgcTATCCTGTCGAGCAAAAAATCTGATTACCCGTAGTATGACCCAATTTGTTGTCTGTGCTCATATGCCTACAAAACAACTGTGAAGGTAACATATTCTCTAGGTGGttaggtttgttttctttgtgcttGCCTGTGTATTAAGGAAATAATACcagtttaaaatgaaattaaagatttagttcttgagaataaaattaaaaactcagttctTGAGAAAAAAGGTATATTATTAATATCCGGCACCTAAAAGGGGAGCATTTGAAGCCACATGTACATATCTAAGTCAACAAAGGAATGTGgtcagaaaataaacagattcaGACCCATCAGCTGTGTTTGGAAATCTGAAAAACCTAACCCAGGCATGCCATCTAGTTCCCTTTTCACTCATCAACCTTAAGAGTTCAAGATGGGAATGTGAGAAATTCATTTACTGAAGTATGACCATGTGATTGATACAGTTGGCAAACTCTTCAAATGTCATTCCACAGCCCAACATGGTAGAAACACTAGTGGTTGGTAAGAAAGGTGTTAGCTCTAGTCAAGACCCATagtttgggggaaaatgtttgtatttaaaGATTAAACTTCTGGGGAGAGGGCAGTTGGAGGGAGGAGCGGGAAGGgtgcagacaaaaaaaaaaaaagtaaacttcaaccatgaaagtttttaaaatttacttgttCCGCAATCATGAAAATGGTCTCCGCCTGAGCAACTTCTTTATGATAATGTAATTTAACAAATAATGGTACCATTTTAAACATTCACACTATGCAATTTTGATACTTGAATTCTAATTTCAGGCAGACAGGACAAGAGGTCACTGAGATCATTTTATAAAAGCCACtgttatccttttttttctccctttgagaACATTTAGGAACACATACTTCAGCATTTATACCATCAAAAAGAGATCGCACCTTTTTTCCTATTGTACACCCTGATTCTTTTCAGCTTCTGGACCACCTGAAGTGTGGCTTGTAGTGAACCCACCCTATGTAAACTTTCCTCTAAGGAACGCTACTAGTATTCGCTATTTATTAAGTGCAGTATTACATGTAAATGAGATACTGTAGATCAAAACATTTCCACAGTATCTGGCATAGTGGTAGCTATTAATCTTTATGGTTTACCTGAATGAGCCATACACAGCAAGTCCATTTGACCTGTCTGTGCATAAGTTATTTTCCTTGCTTTATAAAGAGTTGACAATACATggtttaaaacttatttattaatGACTTAAAACTATtcacatacatatattcatacaGTGGTCAAGGTACTAAAAGTTGAAAACAAGACGATTTGGGGGAATtatcacttttttcccccctttcctggACATGGAAGTGGAAAAGTCAGAAACTGCGGCTAGGAAGTATCCATACGAAttccatactattttttttttttaagattttatttatttatttgacagagat
It encodes:
- the KLHL21 gene encoding kelch-like protein 21 — encoded protein: MERPAPLAVLPFSDPAHALSLLRGLSQLRAERKFLDVTLEAAGGRDFPAHRAVLAAASPYFRAMFAGQLRESRAERVRLHGVPPDMLQLLLDFSYTGRVAVSGDNAEPLLRAADLLQFPAVKEACGAFLQQQLDLANCLDMQDFAEAFSCAGLASAAQRFILRHVGELGPEQLERLPLARLLRYLRDDGLCVPKEEAAYQLALRWVRADPPRRAAHWPQLLEAVRLPFVRRFYLLAHVEAEPLVARCPPCLRLLREARDFQAARYDRHDRGPCPRMRPRPSTGLAEILVLVGGCDQDCDELVTVDCYNPQTGQWRYLAEFPDHLGGGYSIVALGNDIYVTGGSDGSRLYDCVWRYNSSVNEWAEVAPMLKAREYHSSSVLDGLLYVVAADSTERYDHTTDSWEALQPMTYPMDNCSTTACRGRLYAIGSLAGKETMVMQCYHPDTDLWSLVDCGQLPPWSFAPKTVTLNGLMYFIRDDSAEVDVYNPTKNEWDKIPSMNQVHVGGSLAVLGGKLYVSGGYDNTFELSDVVEAYDPETRAWSVVGRLPEPTFWHGSVSIFRQFMPQMPSGGRGFELDSGSSDMDVARPRLPQNRNELH